CATACACTCTGTTCCGGGGAATCTGCAGCTCTTCTTCCAGCATACCGCAGATATCCTTGGTCAGCATAAGGCTGTATTCATCAGACAGGCTGCCGAAGACTTCCACTTTCACATACGCGGTGGGACCATCCTGATTCCCTCCGAAATATAAACGGCAGTTATCCTCCAGTTCAATCATCAGAAATTCTTCGGATTTCCCCGGGATCTGCGTGATGATCTGTCCGAGCCGGTTTTTCACACTCTCTTCCTGTTCTTCTGTTACGGAAACGGATACATTTGTTTTTATGTATGGCATGTGACTTTCCTCCTGAGTTTTCTTTCTATCTTAACCTTAAGTGTAGTAAATTTCAATGGGTAATGTGCAGGAAAATCACTGTCATCGCGTAACTGATCAGGCCGCACCCAGGAAACGTAAAGATCCATGCCAGCATCATTTCGCAAAGCACATGAAAATTGATATCCCGGATGCTTTTTACGGCCCCTGCCCCCATGATCGCACAGGTCTTCGTATGGGTAGTGGAAACCGGGATCCCGGAGACGGTGGAAAACAGCAGGCAGAACGCTCCCGCCAGGTCCGCAGAAAATCCCTGGTAGCGTTCCAGCTTTACGAGATCCGCTCCCACTGCCTGTATGATCTTTTTGCCTCCGACACTGGTGCCGAGCGCCATGACCGCGCTGCACACCAGCATCATCCAGACAGGGATTACCGCACCAGTGACACTGTTTTGTCCACTGTAGAACGCAAATCCCAGAAACAGCAC
The Ruminococcus gauvreauii genome window above contains:
- a CDS encoding phenylpyruvate tautomerase MIF-related protein codes for the protein MPYIKTNVSVSVTEEQEESVKNRLGQIITQIPGKSEEFLMIELEDNCRLYFGGNQDGPTAYVKVEVFGSLSDEYSLMLTKDICGMLEEELQIPRNRVYVNYESFIQWGWNGKNF